In one window of Echeneis naucrates chromosome 17, fEcheNa1.1, whole genome shotgun sequence DNA:
- the LOC115057747 gene encoding NAD-dependent protein deacylase sirtuin-5, mitochondrial-like — protein MLFQSRGVFALGLRMCSTHVAKGPDMSEFRKVFSKAKHIVIITGAGVSAESGVPTFRGENEKWRKWQSQDLATPEAFSRTPSRVWEFYHYRRELALNKKPNTAHLAIAECEARLRKQGRSVVVITQCTDDLHRQAGSKHVLKIHGSLMETRCVNCGHVTMNKRSPICAALKGKGSPDPDVADAQIPVDKLPRCEDSDCHGLLRPNVVFFGETLDSHILTKVEKEMEICDLCLVVGTSSIVYPAAMFGPRIASRGVPVAEFNTKTTPKSEYFTYHFQGPCGTTLPTALARHESEVIH, from the exons ATGCTTTTCCAAAGTCGAGGTGTGTTTGCCCTTGGTCTTCGCATGTGCTCCACTCATGTCGCAAAAGGACCAG acATGTCTGAATTCCGCAAGGTCTTTTCCAAAGCCAAGCACATAGTCATCATCACAGGGGCAGGCGTGAGTGCAGAAAGTGGAGTACCAACCTTcaggggagaaaatgaaaagtggaggAAATGGCAGTCTCAG GACCTGGCTACTCCAGAGGCTTTCTCTCGCACCCCATCTCGGGTCTGGGAGTTCTACCATTACAGAAGGGAGCTAGCATTGAACAAGAAGCCCAACACTGCTCATCTGGCCATAGCAGAGTGTGAGGCCCGGCTGAGGAAGCAGGGACGCTCTGTGGTTGTAATCACCCAGTGCACAGATGACCTTCATCGACAGGCCGGGTCCAAACACGTGCTCAAGATTCATG GCAGTCTGATGGAGACACGCTGTGTGAATTGTGGACATGTGACCATGAACAAGCGTAGCCCCATATGTGCTGCGCTGAAGGGGAAAGG TTCACCTGACCCAGATGTTGCTGATGCCCAAATTCCAGTGGACAAGCTGCCAAG GTGTGAGGATAGTGACTGCCATGGTCTGCTCAGGCCCAACGTGGTGTTTTTTGGAGAAACTCTGGATTCTCATATTCTGaccaaagtggaaaaagagatgGAAATATGTGATCTGTGTCTGGTG GTGGGCACATCTTCAATTGTTTACCCAGCAGCCATGTTTGGCCCTCGGATTGCATCCAGAGGTGTTCCAGTGGCAGagttcaacacaaaaacaacgCCAAAATCTGAGTACTTCAC GTACCACTTCCAGGGTCCATGTGGAACTACACTGCCCACAGCTTTGGCACGACATGAGTCAGAGGTTATTCACTGA